The genomic stretch CCAACGCCCAAGATCGTGCAGCAGCCTTGCAACGTGGTGTCAGTCCCGGTGGCGATATTATGATTCATGGCTCAACCACGGGGAAAATTCCACAGACCCGCCAAACCATGCAGTATCTACCGCAAAAGGATTGGACCTTCGGCTGTATCGCAGTCCGTAATAGTGATATTGATGAAATTTGGCAACTGGTTAAAAACAAAACCCCAATTATGATTTATCCATAATTGAGGCTTTAAGTTGACCAATATCGCTTCTGTTAACGCTTTGAGCAATAGTACGGCACGTGAAACTTTAAGTCTTACAATTCATTTGGATATTCAAAACGATAGCCTACACCATAGACCGCTTGTACCCATTCATGTCGATTACCAGTTTCCGCTACTTCCGCAATTTTACGGCGTAAGTTCTTAATGTGACTATCAATCACGCGGTCAGCCACATCAAAACTGTCGGGATTAATATGATCAAGCAATTGAGCGCGTGAATAAACCTGTCCGACATGCTCTAAAAACAATTCTAATAAACGGAATTCAGTTGGGGTTAGATTTAAAGACTTTTGTTGAAACCAGATGCGTTGCTGGCCTTTGTCCATCCGGAATAAATCATGCTCATTCGGTTCAGCTTTACGCTCTAAACGGCGCAGTACGGCTTGTACACGTGCAACCAGTTCTTTGGGACTAAATGGTTTACAGACATAGTCATCAGCCCCCATGTTCAGCCCCAAGACCCGATCAATCTCTTCGGTACGTGCAGTTACCATAATGATCGGTAAATCTGACTGCTCACGAACTTTACGGCAAATTGTTAGCCCATCCATACGTGGTACCATCAAGTCTAAAATCATTAAACTTGGCTTACGTTGTTGAAAACTTTGGTAGGCTTCTTGTCCATCATGGAACATACCAACCTCAAAACCCGCAGCAATTAAGTAATCGCGAACCAATTGCGCCAATTCCACTTCATCTTCAACCAACATGATGTATTTCATTTCTACTTCCTTATTTTATTGAATATTTTTAGCAAGACGCAGCTTGCAACGCAAGCCACCTAAAGGCGAGTGCTCAAATTGCAAGCTGGCACCC from Acinetobacter pullicarnis encodes the following:
- a CDS encoding response regulator; its protein translation is MKYIMLVEDEVELAQLVRDYLIAAGFEVGMFHDGQEAYQSFQQRKPSLMILDLMVPRMDGLTICRKVREQSDLPIIMVTARTEEIDRVLGLNMGADDYVCKPFSPKELVARVQAVLRRLERKAEPNEHDLFRMDKGQQRIWFQQKSLNLTPTEFRLLELFLEHVGQVYSRAQLLDHINPDSFDVADRVIDSHIKNLRRKIAEVAETGNRHEWVQAVYGVGYRFEYPNEL